The genomic interval TGTACAGCGGATATTGTAGGCAAGTTTGTAGAATGCTTTGTAGAAATTTTCAAAATCATCAACGTAGCCAAATTTATCAATGAATGCTAATAAAATGTTTTCGTAAAGATTTCTCACTTTTTCATCTCCGCTTCGCCACCAGCCATAATAATTGTAGCAATAATTTCGGTAGAATTTTTTAAGTTCCGGAATCTCTCCTTTTACAGTATCCTCTTTACCGTAATCAAATAATTTCCCACGTTGGATAATGTAAAAATCAACATATTCAAAAAAGCGTTTACCGTTAATTATCGGACTTGTGATTTGAAAAGGAAACGTTTGTGCAATTTGTGGGCTACGCAAAGAATGATCATTGTAAGTACTTTTTATAAAACCATCTAACATCCTCATTGCACTTTCATAAGGGTATTTTTGTTTTTGATGTACAGAAATTCCTTTAAACTCTTCAATTTCATCTTTAGTGAAATCGTACTTCCATTCGTTTTTACTCCATTTGCGAATTTTGAAAAGATGATTGCCAAGTATTGGTTTTAAAGATCCTTCATCAACAGATGCTTCCCAGCGCTCAACGCATTCTGTTCTTTCTTCTTCACTGTCAAGATCCATTTCTCGCAAATGAAATGCTTTTAATAAGTCGTAAGGTTCAAGGGCTTTGCCTCTTGCATTTTGAGAGTCAAAAAGCTGAAAAGCCTCGTCTTGTCTGAAAACTGTAAATAGAACAAATTCGCATTTATTCAAAATCTTATTTTTGAAATCTGCTTTCTTTTCGTCGCTGCTTTCAAATTTTGTCATTATCCATTTGTCAATAATGCGGTAATTATAGGCAATATTATTCTTGGAAATATTGTGTTTGAATTTTTCGTTTAATAGTAATCCGTCATAACTTTCGTCTAATATTTTTAATAAAAGCGAAATTGTTGTTAGGCGCTGTTGTCCGTCAACTACATTGTTTATTGAACTTTCACTGTGTAAGATGATATTTCCAATTCTATAATTTTTATTTTTAATGATTACATACTCAAAAATATCTCCCAAAAGCTGCATTACATTTTTCTCTGTCCACTTGTATGGACGTTGATAAACAGGGATAGTTAGTTTTACTTTTGATAGTTCGATTAGTTTTATTGTATTTTGAGTCGGAGTTATTGTCATCAATTCTATTTCTTAATAATAATTGTTTTGTTTCTGTTGCGCCGAGTGTCCTCTTGGCATTGCCACCGCCGTCCCTTGCTACAAAAGGTTTCGGGTTAAATTAATCCATATTTTCTAAAACAGCCAAATACAGGAATATTTTCAAATTATGCCAAATGCCTAATTCTCTTGCAGCAGATTAAACATAGTTCTTGTAACCTAATTTTTCAAGTTTTTCGATTGCTTTATTAATTGTCTCATCGTTAAATAGAACCCTATATCTAGGTTTTAATATAATGTTCTCGAATGTTAGGTCCAATCGCTCGATTTCATACATTTTTAGTAAACCTGATTGAATATTTTCAGCTCCGTCTTTCATAAGTTTTCTCGCAGTTCCAATTGCACCATATCTAAATAGCATGTCAGTTATAGTTGTTTTATTGATTTTTGCACCTGCTTTTAACGATTCATCTAAAGATCGCAGAAGTTCATTTAGCAATTCATTCTCTATTTTTTCAAATTCTTCTTCTTTAGATTCTGAGTCAATACTAGTAATATTTGATAATTTCTGAATTTCATAATTTACTGCAATTGTTTCAAGATGCTTAAATCTACCTAAAAACTGTTTCAATAAAGTTTCATCGTCACTTATAATTATATTTTCGTGATTGAAAAATTCAGCAGAATTTGTCCAGTTATA from Flavobacterium sp. YJ01 carries:
- a CDS encoding DUF262 domain-containing protein, with protein sequence MTITPTQNTIKLIELSKVKLTIPVYQRPYKWTEKNVMQLLGDIFEYVIIKNKNYRIGNIILHSESSINNVVDGQQRLTTISLLLKILDESYDGLLLNEKFKHNISKNNIAYNYRIIDKWIMTKFESSDEKKADFKNKILNKCEFVLFTVFRQDEAFQLFDSQNARGKALEPYDLLKAFHLREMDLDSEEERTECVERWEASVDEGSLKPILGNHLFKIRKWSKNEWKYDFTKDEIEEFKGISVHQKQKYPYESAMRMLDGFIKSTYNDHSLRSPQIAQTFPFQITSPIINGKRFFEYVDFYIIQRGKLFDYGKEDTVKGEIPELKKFYRNYCYNYYGWWRSGDEKVRNLYENILLAFIDKFGYVDDFENFYKAFYKLAYNIRCTKSRVTVEAVMNSSAQQSFSKIIDSVSPDAFKYYQYKTYKIEDIAVKGIEKIVEFIKEGN
- a CDS encoding phospholipase D-like domain-containing protein, which gives rise to MIQAHFKDIRNKIIEQIGSSKEEILICVAWFTSKEILGKLIDKAESGCKIKIIISDHFENKRLSFKEIQNKNGLINILSANSGRFLHDKFAVFDKKKVLFGSYNWTNSAEFFNHENIIISDDETLLKQFLGRFKHLETIAVNYEIQKLSNITSIDSESKEEEFEKIENELLNELLRSLDESLKAGAKINKTTITDMLFRYGAIGTARKLMKDGAENIQSGLLKMYEIERLDLTFENIILKPRYRVLFNDETINKAIEKLEKLGYKNYV